In a single window of the Arthrobacter zhangbolii genome:
- a CDS encoding tRNA (cytidine(34)-2'-O)-methyltransferase gives MFRILFHTPEIPGNTGNAIRLAAITGAELHLVEPLGFSLEDSKLRRAGLDYHDLAVLHVHKTLQDAWDTLQPERVFAFTSDGDTSYTDIEYRAGDVLMFGRESVGLPAEVKEDPHVTARVRLPMLPSLRSLNLANSASIAVYEAWRQHGFAGAQL, from the coding sequence GTGTTCCGCATCCTTTTCCATACCCCTGAAATCCCGGGCAACACCGGGAACGCCATCCGCCTTGCCGCCATCACGGGCGCCGAGCTGCACCTGGTGGAGCCATTGGGCTTTAGCCTGGAGGATTCCAAGCTGCGCCGGGCGGGCCTGGATTACCACGACCTCGCCGTGCTCCATGTGCACAAGACGTTGCAGGACGCCTGGGATACGCTGCAGCCGGAACGCGTTTTCGCGTTTACGTCCGACGGCGATACCTCCTATACCGATATCGAGTACCGTGCCGGTGACGTCCTGATGTTCGGCCGCGAGTCTGTCGGGCTGCCGGCGGAGGTCAAGGAGGACCCGCATGTCACCGCCCGCGTACGGCTGCCCATGCTTCCGTCGCTGCGTTCGCTCAACCTTGCCAACTCCGCCTCCATTGCCGTTTACGAAGCCTGGCGCCAGCACGGCTTCGCCGGCGCCCAGCTCTAG
- a CDS encoding electron transfer flavoprotein subunit alpha/FixB family protein translates to MASVLVFLDVPDLPLPRAARELLTLAGSIGEPVVAAARRPDPELLAAFASYGAGKVYEPAGELDGVLVAAKAGFLAAAATAEQPAAILLGNSFEDREIAGRTGIKLSSGVVTDAVAVAPDLAVTKSVLAGSYTSTCRVQSGTPIITVKANSIEPAPEQEGAPAPELVELPVPEPGPAARVTSRTGKRVSGRPELSEARVIVAGGRGVEGNFGPVEELADLLGGAVGASRAATDAGWIEHSAQVGQTGKTVSPQLYISVGISGAIQQKAGMQTAKVIVAVNKDADAPVFEIADFGVVGDLFSVLPQAAEEIRKRRS, encoded by the coding sequence ATGGCGTCCGTTCTGGTTTTTCTAGATGTCCCCGATCTACCCCTGCCCCGTGCCGCCCGTGAACTGCTGACCTTGGCCGGCAGCATAGGAGAGCCGGTGGTCGCCGCGGCCCGCCGCCCGGACCCGGAGCTTCTTGCCGCTTTCGCCTCCTATGGTGCGGGCAAGGTTTACGAACCCGCCGGAGAACTGGACGGCGTCCTGGTGGCTGCCAAGGCCGGTTTCCTGGCGGCCGCAGCAACGGCTGAACAGCCGGCGGCCATCCTGCTGGGCAACTCCTTTGAAGACCGCGAGATTGCCGGACGTACCGGCATCAAGCTCAGTTCAGGAGTTGTCACCGATGCGGTGGCGGTTGCCCCGGACCTGGCCGTGACCAAATCCGTCCTCGCCGGTTCCTACACCTCCACCTGCCGCGTGCAGAGCGGCACGCCCATCATCACGGTCAAGGCCAACAGCATCGAGCCGGCACCGGAACAGGAAGGCGCTCCGGCTCCGGAACTGGTCGAGCTGCCGGTGCCCGAACCCGGTCCCGCCGCGCGCGTGACAAGCCGCACCGGCAAACGCGTCAGCGGGCGTCCGGAACTTTCAGAAGCCCGGGTGATTGTTGCGGGCGGACGCGGCGTGGAAGGAAACTTCGGGCCGGTGGAGGAACTGGCGGATCTGCTCGGCGGCGCCGTGGGTGCCTCCCGCGCCGCCACCGATGCAGGCTGGATCGAGCACTCGGCGCAGGTGGGCCAGACCGGCAAGACGGTGTCCCCGCAGCTGTACATTTCCGTGGGTATCTCCGGTGCCATCCAGCAGAAGGCCGGCATGCAGACCGCCAAGGTCATTGTCGCCGTGAACAAGGACGCCGACGCGCCCGTGTTCGAAATTGCGGATTTCGGTGTCGTCGGGGACCTGTTCTCCGTGCTGCCCCAGGCCGCCGAAGAGATCCGGAAGCGCAGGTCCTAG
- a CDS encoding PIG-L deacetylase family protein — MASASVSTPARVLAFAAHPDDIDFGAAGTVARWARDGADITYCIMTSGDAGGFDPSDRSNVSGLRRDEQREAARQVGARDVVFLGERDGYLEVNHAVIARAVELIRRVRPDVVLSMHPERNWDRLQASHPDHLACGEIVTRAVYPAAENPFAYPELAEQGLEAYKVPWLWFYGAPRERENIAVDVTGTVDAKLAAIRVHASQHPDIDGMDATVRRLLQENAQRHHLPEGSSAEVFHAVGVNTEQTIAGF, encoded by the coding sequence ATGGCGTCTGCGTCCGTCTCCACGCCGGCCCGGGTCCTGGCCTTCGCTGCCCATCCGGATGACATCGACTTCGGTGCTGCCGGCACTGTGGCCCGCTGGGCACGCGACGGCGCCGACATCACCTACTGCATCATGACCTCCGGCGACGCCGGCGGGTTCGATCCGTCGGACCGCTCCAATGTGAGCGGGCTGCGCCGTGACGAACAACGGGAGGCGGCCCGGCAGGTCGGTGCCCGGGACGTCGTGTTCCTGGGCGAGCGGGACGGCTACCTGGAGGTTAACCATGCGGTCATTGCCCGGGCGGTGGAACTGATCCGCCGGGTCCGGCCGGACGTGGTTCTGTCGATGCATCCGGAACGGAACTGGGACAGGCTGCAGGCCAGCCATCCGGACCACCTCGCCTGCGGCGAGATCGTGACCCGTGCCGTCTATCCGGCCGCGGAAAACCCCTTTGCCTATCCCGAACTGGCGGAGCAGGGCCTCGAGGCGTACAAAGTGCCGTGGCTGTGGTTCTACGGTGCTCCCCGCGAACGCGAAAACATTGCCGTGGACGTCACCGGGACGGTGGACGCGAAGCTTGCCGCGATCCGGGTCCATGCCAGCCAGCACCCGGATATTGACGGCATGGACGCCACCGTCCGCCGGCTCCTGCAGGAGAACGCCCAACGGCATCACCTGCCCGAGGGCTCCAGTGCAGAGGTTTTCCACGCTGTTGGCGTGAACACAGAGCAAACCATCGCCGGTTTTTGA
- the mnmA gene encoding tRNA 2-thiouridine(34) synthase MnmA, whose product MKVLAAMSGGVDSAVAAARAVEAGHDVVGVHLALSRMPGTLRTGSRGCCTIEDSRDAWRACDILGIPYYVWDFSERFKEDVVDDFVAEYAAGRTPNPCMRCNERIKFAALLEKALALGFDAVCTGHYAKVLTNADGNPELHRAADWAKDQSYVLGVLTEEQLRHCMFPLAETPSKAEVRAEAERRGLSVANKPDSHDICFIPDGDTRGWLEERIEMSEGDIVDETGAKLGTHPGANAYTVGQRRGLKLGTPASDGKPRFVLEIRPKENKVIVGPEQLLNIDQMRGIKISWAGRPIAEIGNRSTFDCMVQVRAHGDPVAATGWMEDTTDSETGTAREELVVRLTEPMRGVAPGQSMVLYQGTRVLGQATIDSARSLEWNPAAVS is encoded by the coding sequence ATGAAGGTTTTGGCAGCAATGAGCGGCGGAGTGGACTCCGCCGTGGCAGCGGCGCGGGCAGTCGAGGCAGGGCACGACGTCGTCGGCGTCCACCTCGCGCTGTCCCGGATGCCCGGGACCCTGCGCACCGGCAGCCGCGGCTGCTGCACCATCGAGGACTCCCGTGACGCGTGGCGTGCCTGCGACATCCTGGGTATTCCGTACTACGTGTGGGACTTCTCGGAGCGGTTCAAGGAAGACGTGGTGGATGACTTCGTCGCGGAATACGCAGCCGGCCGCACACCGAACCCGTGCATGCGTTGCAACGAACGGATCAAGTTCGCCGCACTGCTGGAAAAGGCGCTGGCCCTGGGCTTTGACGCGGTCTGCACCGGTCACTACGCCAAGGTCCTGACCAATGCGGACGGCAACCCGGAACTGCACCGTGCCGCCGACTGGGCGAAGGACCAGTCCTACGTGCTCGGCGTGCTGACCGAAGAGCAACTGCGCCACTGCATGTTCCCGCTGGCTGAAACTCCGTCCAAGGCCGAGGTTCGGGCTGAAGCGGAGCGCCGTGGCCTGTCGGTGGCCAACAAGCCGGACAGCCATGACATCTGCTTCATTCCCGACGGCGACACCCGCGGCTGGCTTGAAGAGCGCATTGAAATGAGCGAGGGCGACATTGTGGACGAGACGGGCGCAAAGCTCGGCACCCACCCCGGCGCCAATGCCTACACCGTGGGCCAGCGCCGCGGCCTGAAGCTGGGCACCCCGGCCTCCGACGGCAAGCCGCGCTTTGTGCTGGAAATCCGGCCCAAGGAAAACAAGGTCATTGTCGGACCGGAGCAGCTGCTGAACATCGACCAGATGCGCGGCATCAAGATTTCCTGGGCCGGCCGGCCCATCGCCGAAATCGGCAACCGGTCCACCTTCGACTGCATGGTCCAGGTCCGTGCGCACGGGGATCCCGTCGCGGCCACCGGCTGGATGGAAGACACCACGGACAGTGAAACCGGAACCGCCCGCGAGGAGCTGGTGGTCCGGCTCACCGAACCGATGCGCGGGGTGGCCCCCGGCCAGTCGATGGTGCTGTACCAGGGCACGCGCGTGCTGGGCCAGGCCACGATCGACTCCGCACGCTCCCTGGAATGGAACCCGGCAGCCGTCTCCTGA
- a CDS encoding S1C family serine protease, which produces MTEHHGGNDGAARPLPPRPPAPPSSAGSAQSDPQTGPQTGPLTEPLNDPLNDPAAHGAGENAGTDATQGAEAHGSSPQAPSAHGATPYGPQTFGESTGSSFQQPPAASPSGRSTAKKFGAGTLVGGMLLAGLVGGGVAVGANALMDDGNGTAGQAGQSQTVVVNNEDSVNAVTAAAVKASPSVVTIEVAASGSSGTGSGIVLDDDGHILTNTHVVTLGGLTGDPGIEVQTSDGRVLPATIVGTDPVSDLAVIKVDGANLTPASLGDSGNLNVGDTVIAIGAPLGLSGTVTDGIVSTLNRTISVQSSAAPEGETDSSEEPEDDGFGFRFAPPDGSSENQSSAESSIYLNVVQTDAAINHGNSGGALVNTDGDVIGVNVAIASAASGTAGEDSGNIGVGFAIPISYAERVAEEIIDNGSATHGYLGVSVKPATASNSSSSFTVGAEVAEVVQGSPGEKAGLRAGDVVTSVNGIPITDAQSLTAAIRMQPAGGKATVDYTRGGKASSTEVTLGDSASQ; this is translated from the coding sequence ATGACTGAGCACCACGGGGGAAACGACGGCGCTGCACGCCCGTTGCCGCCCCGCCCGCCGGCACCGCCGTCCTCCGCCGGCTCCGCCCAGAGCGATCCGCAGACCGGGCCGCAGACAGGACCGCTGACCGAGCCGCTGAACGACCCGCTGAACGACCCGGCAGCACATGGTGCCGGTGAGAACGCCGGCACGGATGCCACTCAGGGCGCGGAAGCGCACGGCTCATCCCCGCAGGCCCCGTCAGCGCACGGCGCCACCCCTTACGGGCCGCAGACCTTCGGCGAGTCCACCGGCAGCTCGTTCCAGCAGCCCCCGGCTGCTTCGCCGTCGGGACGGTCCACAGCAAAAAAGTTCGGCGCCGGAACCCTGGTCGGGGGAATGCTCCTTGCCGGGCTCGTCGGCGGCGGTGTGGCAGTGGGTGCCAATGCACTGATGGATGACGGGAACGGAACTGCGGGCCAGGCCGGCCAGTCACAGACCGTTGTGGTTAACAATGAAGACAGCGTCAATGCGGTCACTGCGGCAGCGGTAAAGGCCTCCCCGAGCGTCGTGACCATTGAGGTTGCCGCCTCGGGCAGCAGCGGCACGGGCTCCGGAATTGTCCTGGACGATGACGGGCACATCCTCACCAACACCCACGTGGTGACCCTGGGCGGTCTGACCGGTGACCCCGGCATTGAGGTCCAGACGTCCGACGGGCGGGTGCTGCCGGCCACCATCGTGGGCACTGACCCCGTCTCCGACCTTGCGGTCATCAAGGTGGACGGAGCCAACCTGACGCCGGCGTCACTCGGCGACTCGGGAAACCTGAACGTCGGCGACACCGTGATCGCCATCGGTGCCCCGCTGGGGCTGTCCGGCACGGTCACTGACGGTATTGTGTCCACGCTTAACCGGACCATCAGCGTTCAGTCCTCCGCCGCTCCGGAGGGGGAAACGGACAGCTCGGAGGAACCCGAGGATGACGGCTTCGGCTTCCGGTTCGCACCGCCGGACGGTTCCTCGGAGAACCAGTCCTCAGCGGAGAGCTCGATCTACCTGAACGTGGTGCAGACGGATGCTGCCATCAACCATGGCAACTCCGGCGGTGCCCTCGTGAACACTGACGGGGACGTGATCGGCGTCAACGTGGCCATCGCCTCGGCCGCCTCAGGTACCGCGGGTGAAGACAGCGGGAACATCGGCGTTGGATTTGCCATTCCCATCAGCTACGCGGAACGGGTAGCGGAGGAGATTATCGACAACGGCTCCGCGACGCACGGATACCTCGGGGTTTCCGTGAAGCCGGCCACGGCGTCGAACTCGTCCTCTTCCTTCACGGTGGGTGCAGAAGTAGCCGAAGTGGTTCAGGGGTCACCGGGGGAGAAGGCAGGACTTCGTGCCGGTGACGTGGTGACCTCGGTGAACGGTATCCCGATCACCGATGCCCAGTCCCTGACCGCAGCCATCCGGATGCAGCCTGCCGGTGGTAAGGCCACCGTGGACTACACCCGCGGAGGCAAAGCCTCCAGCACCGAGGTGACCCTCGGGGATTCCGCCAGCCAGTAA
- a CDS encoding cysteine desulfurase family protein translates to MPVYLDHAATTPISASALAALTTELSRSGNPSSLHGSGRRARMVVEESREILAAAAGCHSSEIIFTSGGTEADNLAVKGLYWTRRDADPRRTRILVSGVEHHAVLDTVEWLEKHEGAVPVWIPVDSDGVISLDAVRRELEANADSTALLTAMWANNEVGTVQDVRALASLAHEFGVPVHSDAVQAFGALPVDFRAAGLDTMAISAHKIGGPVGVGALVVGRAVKLTPVLHGGGQERDIRSGTLDAAGIAAFAAAAREAVEHLTDEAERLRTLRDYLITGVERAIPAAVLRGARDGDGEGRRLPGNAHFTFPGCEGDSLLFLLDLAGVESSTGSACTAGVPRPSHVLLAMGLSETEARGAQRFSLGHTTTAEDVDTLLQVLPEAYERAKKAGMAGHVSSIQTAGTGFIS, encoded by the coding sequence GTGCCCGTGTATCTAGATCACGCGGCGACCACGCCGATCTCGGCTTCGGCCCTCGCCGCACTCACCACAGAACTCAGCCGCAGCGGCAACCCCTCGTCGCTGCACGGTTCGGGCCGCCGCGCCCGGATGGTCGTGGAGGAATCCCGCGAGATCCTTGCCGCTGCCGCCGGCTGCCACTCCTCGGAGATCATTTTCACCTCCGGCGGCACGGAGGCGGACAACCTGGCGGTCAAGGGACTGTACTGGACCCGCCGGGATGCCGATCCCCGGCGCACCCGGATCCTGGTCTCCGGCGTTGAGCACCATGCCGTGCTGGACACCGTTGAGTGGCTGGAAAAGCATGAGGGCGCTGTTCCCGTGTGGATTCCGGTGGACAGCGACGGGGTGATCTCCCTGGACGCGGTCCGCCGTGAACTTGAAGCCAACGCTGATTCCACCGCCCTGCTGACGGCCATGTGGGCGAACAACGAGGTCGGGACGGTCCAGGACGTGCGTGCCCTGGCGTCGCTCGCCCACGAATTCGGTGTTCCGGTGCATTCGGACGCCGTGCAGGCCTTCGGTGCCCTGCCGGTGGATTTCCGGGCTGCCGGCCTGGACACGATGGCGATCAGTGCCCACAAGATCGGGGGACCGGTAGGCGTGGGCGCACTGGTTGTGGGGCGCGCCGTGAAACTCACTCCGGTCCTGCACGGGGGAGGGCAGGAACGCGACATCCGTTCCGGCACGCTGGACGCGGCAGGCATCGCGGCGTTTGCCGCCGCCGCGCGGGAGGCCGTGGAGCACCTGACCGATGAGGCAGAGCGGCTGCGTACCCTGCGGGACTACCTGATCACCGGCGTCGAACGGGCCATCCCGGCCGCCGTCCTGCGCGGGGCGCGCGACGGCGACGGCGAGGGCCGCCGCCTGCCCGGCAACGCCCACTTCACCTTTCCGGGATGCGAAGGGGATTCGCTGCTTTTCCTGCTGGACCTGGCGGGCGTTGAATCCTCCACCGGCTCGGCCTGCACCGCCGGTGTGCCCCGGCCGTCGCACGTTCTGCTGGCCATGGGACTGAGTGAAACCGAGGCCCGCGGAGCGCAGCGGTTCAGCCTCGGGCATACAACCACGGCTGAAGACGTTGACACGTTACTGCAGGTACTGCCCGAAGCGTATGAACGGGCAAAGAAGGCCGGCATGGCCGGACACGTAAGCAGCATCCAGACAGCAGGAACAGGTTTTATTTCATGA
- a CDS encoding electron transfer flavoprotein subunit beta/FixA family protein, with translation MQDSANRPLNIVVLVKHVPDAQFDRHLTGPGHTLDRSESILSELDEYALEAALTLAEARGGEAAGNRVTALAMGPEAAVNAVKKSLQIGAYTGVHLCDAALAGSDAAGTSLALAAAIESVARTLGPVDLVITGMSSTDGETALVPAQLAERLQLAQVTFASELEVTDTDGTAMVKARRDGDSFTETVEAPLPALVSVTDQANEPRYPNFKGIMAAKKKTITVLSLADIGLEPSQVGLEGAWTSVAASAPRPPRAQGTVITDDGTAGVQLVDYLAAQKLI, from the coding sequence ATGCAGGACTCAGCCAACCGTCCGCTGAATATTGTTGTCTTGGTAAAGCACGTCCCCGACGCGCAGTTCGACCGGCACCTCACCGGCCCCGGCCATACCCTCGACCGCTCGGAGAGCATTCTCTCGGAACTGGATGAATACGCCTTGGAAGCCGCGCTGACCCTGGCCGAGGCCCGCGGCGGCGAGGCAGCCGGAAACCGGGTGACTGCCCTCGCCATGGGGCCCGAAGCCGCCGTCAATGCGGTCAAGAAATCCCTCCAGATCGGCGCCTACACCGGGGTCCACCTGTGCGATGCCGCCCTCGCCGGCTCCGATGCCGCCGGAACGTCCCTGGCGCTGGCCGCCGCCATTGAATCCGTAGCCCGGACCCTGGGCCCGGTGGACCTGGTGATCACCGGCATGTCCTCCACAGACGGCGAAACCGCTCTTGTCCCTGCGCAGCTGGCCGAGCGCCTGCAGCTGGCCCAGGTCACCTTCGCCTCGGAACTTGAGGTCACTGACACGGACGGCACCGCCATGGTGAAGGCACGCCGCGACGGCGACTCCTTTACGGAAACAGTCGAGGCACCCCTGCCCGCACTGGTCTCCGTGACGGATCAGGCCAACGAACCCCGGTACCCGAATTTCAAGGGCATCATGGCAGCGAAGAAAAAGACCATCACGGTCCTCTCCCTCGCAGATATCGGCCTCGAGCCCTCGCAGGTAGGTCTGGAGGGTGCCTGGACGTCGGTTGCGGCATCGGCGCCGCGGCCGCCGCGCGCCCAGGGGACCGTCATCACTGACGACGGTACTGCCGGCGTTCAGCTGGTGGACTACCTCGCGGCGCAGAAACTCATCTAG
- a CDS encoding J domain-containing protein, which translates to MSPSGPTLYEVLGLTPAASAAEIKSAYRKAARETHPDHGGDGEKFHRVTNAYRVLSDPGQKESYDRTIGSGGSGSGSAGRPAGGTPGPANPAARRAAAGNTAGRTPAADLDTPPVFVPDFSPRNPPLIPLTLAGQQVHGSPRRPGLLSRFGAAAGRFDAENRTIRLLDRELLDEYPAARLVNGLHIPDAGPGGGNLDVGHVLLGGYRMAVLGSLMASPGNYRWDGRHLQHRGREVSTLRLADAVRTLQSRFPDCNVAGWLVLHSPNGNPFEPIIDYPPSLSRSAPATLHVANPGGLVRELRRFFAEGPTPSVVQLPVLAPLIDASSR; encoded by the coding sequence GTGAGCCCGTCAGGCCCGACACTCTATGAGGTCCTGGGACTGACTCCAGCGGCATCAGCTGCGGAGATCAAATCGGCATACCGGAAGGCAGCACGGGAAACCCATCCGGACCACGGCGGAGACGGCGAGAAGTTCCACCGCGTGACGAACGCCTACCGCGTCCTGTCCGATCCGGGGCAGAAGGAATCCTATGACCGGACGATCGGCAGCGGAGGCAGTGGCAGCGGCAGTGCCGGCCGCCCCGCGGGCGGTACCCCCGGACCGGCGAACCCCGCAGCACGCCGTGCTGCGGCCGGAAACACCGCCGGGAGGACCCCTGCTGCGGATCTGGACACCCCGCCCGTTTTTGTCCCGGACTTCTCCCCGCGCAACCCGCCCCTGATTCCCTTGACACTGGCCGGCCAGCAGGTCCACGGGTCTCCCCGCCGTCCCGGTTTACTGTCCCGGTTCGGTGCCGCCGCCGGACGGTTTGATGCCGAGAACCGCACTATTCGGCTGCTGGACCGGGAACTGCTCGACGAATACCCGGCAGCACGCCTGGTCAACGGCCTCCACATCCCGGACGCCGGCCCGGGCGGAGGCAACCTCGACGTCGGGCACGTACTGCTGGGCGGCTACCGCATGGCCGTGCTCGGGTCTTTGATGGCATCTCCGGGCAACTACCGGTGGGACGGCAGGCACCTGCAGCACCGCGGGCGGGAAGTTTCCACCCTCCGCCTTGCCGACGCTGTCCGTACACTGCAGTCACGCTTCCCGGACTGCAATGTTGCAGGCTGGCTGGTCCTCCACAGCCCGAACGGTAACCCGTTTGAACCGATCATTGACTATCCGCCCTCCCTCAGCCGCTCCGCGCCCGCCACCCTGCACGTGGCCAACCCCGGCGGGCTGGTCCGTGAGCTGCGCCGCTTCTTCGCCGAGGGGCCCACACCCAGCGTTGTCCAGCTGCCGGTGCTGGCACCGCTCATCGACGCCTCGTCGCGCTGA
- a CDS encoding class I SAM-dependent methyltransferase, producing the protein MSEHPLGATYDDGAADFERLAPSLWNPMGNALVAAADIALGDRVLDACCGSGATTIPAAQFAGPDGEVHGVDLSGELLALAQAKADTLSLNSVQLAKADVTEWAAEAPYDAVLCAYAVFLLPDMDAAAAGLVSSLRSGGRFALSTWQEGAATQFNELLWKACRLERPDLAETAAHPAVENLSRLDSVEKLTAWLQGLGLQDVTVAPTPGRVQLSGSLAWSLVLGSTYRTLLPADPAAVERVRQAFLAELGDDFELNTDTLIATGVRP; encoded by the coding sequence ATGTCTGAACACCCGCTCGGGGCCACTTACGACGACGGCGCAGCCGACTTCGAACGCCTCGCCCCGTCGCTGTGGAATCCGATGGGCAACGCCCTGGTGGCGGCCGCAGACATAGCCCTGGGTGACCGGGTCCTGGATGCCTGCTGCGGCAGCGGAGCCACCACCATCCCGGCGGCACAGTTCGCCGGGCCGGACGGCGAGGTGCACGGGGTGGATCTCAGCGGGGAACTGCTGGCACTGGCCCAGGCCAAGGCAGACACCCTCTCGCTCAACAGCGTGCAGCTGGCGAAGGCGGATGTTACCGAGTGGGCAGCAGAGGCCCCCTATGACGCAGTGCTGTGCGCCTATGCGGTGTTCCTGCTCCCGGACATGGACGCCGCCGCTGCCGGCCTGGTCTCCTCGCTCCGCAGCGGAGGACGCTTTGCCCTCAGCACCTGGCAGGAAGGCGCTGCAACGCAGTTCAACGAACTGCTGTGGAAGGCATGCCGGCTGGAGCGTCCGGACCTGGCTGAAACCGCCGCCCATCCCGCCGTTGAGAACCTCAGCCGGCTGGACTCGGTGGAAAAGCTCACGGCCTGGCTGCAGGGGCTGGGGCTGCAGGATGTCACTGTGGCGCCCACCCCGGGCCGGGTGCAGCTCAGCGGTTCCCTGGCTTGGTCGCTGGTGCTGGGCAGCACCTACCGGACGCTGCTGCCCGCCGATCCGGCGGCCGTGGAACGGGTACGCCAGGCATTCCTGGCCGAGCTCGGCGATGATTTCGAGCTCAACACCGACACACTGATCGCCACCGGCGTCCGTCCCTAG
- a CDS encoding TPM domain-containing protein has product MTIPPGEYVVDPADVLGSNAAEVKQAIADVQDSTGYTLYVVYVDSFTSPTDPVAWSRDVVESKGMGAREALLSIATTDRKIQVSTGDQSVLNQERRNAILAAATDPLLGSQNITSSQWADSAVAATESLEDIAGGGDGDVAAAGSGSGIAPLVVGGLVVAGGVGTALLMRNRRKKNAGTLEPGRRQGPAAPVDPLDTMSVPDLRKRAGSLLVAADDAIKSSEQELGFAMAAYGEDAVATFSEDLASARNHMGESFKLQQQLDDHIPDTEAQQRSWLKEIIRRCEAVNESLQAHKEDFDALRELEKNAPAALASARESAGQASARLSAAAATLDALRSRYAATAVQQVSDNIDQANERLAFVTNTAAEAEEKLAEQDTSGAVVLVRAAEESVHQANVLLDAIDKRSRELDAARTELQRAVADARQDLAQADAFSASGASPGLAGPVAGVRAALEEVEQAMQSGPYDPVELLRRLETANTQLDTALEGIRDRQEQERRARDSLQHAIMAAQAQISGTSDYIRARRGGVGSEARTRLAEAERNLQQAVAMQSSDPVSALAYAQQANALAAQAADMAQQDVDGFGGGGFGGGFGGGRGNGMGGAILGGILIDSILRGGSHGGGWGGGGFGGFGGGGGFGGGGGGFGSSGGNF; this is encoded by the coding sequence GTGACCATCCCGCCGGGAGAATACGTTGTGGATCCCGCCGATGTGCTGGGGAGCAACGCCGCAGAGGTGAAGCAGGCAATTGCCGATGTACAGGACAGCACCGGGTACACCCTGTACGTGGTTTACGTGGACTCCTTTACCAGCCCGACAGATCCCGTCGCCTGGTCCCGGGATGTAGTGGAGAGCAAGGGCATGGGAGCCAGGGAGGCCCTGCTCAGCATTGCCACAACGGACCGGAAGATCCAGGTTTCCACCGGCGACCAGAGCGTCCTGAACCAGGAGCGGCGGAATGCCATCCTGGCGGCGGCCACCGATCCCCTGTTGGGTTCACAGAACATTACGTCCTCCCAATGGGCGGATTCGGCAGTGGCCGCGACAGAATCGCTGGAGGACATTGCCGGCGGAGGAGACGGGGACGTTGCGGCCGCCGGTTCCGGCTCGGGCATTGCCCCGTTGGTGGTAGGCGGCCTGGTGGTGGCCGGCGGTGTGGGCACTGCCCTGCTGATGCGTAACCGCCGGAAGAAGAACGCCGGGACCCTGGAACCGGGCCGGCGCCAGGGACCCGCCGCACCGGTGGACCCGCTGGACACCATGAGCGTTCCCGACCTGCGGAAACGGGCAGGAAGCCTGTTGGTTGCCGCAGACGATGCCATCAAGTCCAGCGAGCAGGAACTGGGCTTTGCCATGGCCGCCTACGGCGAGGATGCCGTCGCGACCTTCTCGGAGGATCTGGCCTCTGCCCGGAACCATATGGGCGAGTCCTTTAAGCTGCAGCAGCAGCTGGATGACCACATCCCCGACACCGAAGCACAGCAGCGGAGCTGGCTGAAGGAAATCATTCGCCGGTGCGAAGCGGTCAACGAGTCCCTGCAGGCGCATAAAGAGGACTTCGATGCCCTGCGGGAACTGGAGAAGAACGCGCCGGCCGCGCTGGCTTCCGCCCGCGAGTCAGCCGGACAGGCATCCGCGCGGCTCAGTGCTGCCGCCGCGACTCTGGACGCGCTGCGCTCGCGCTACGCGGCGACGGCGGTACAGCAGGTCAGTGACAACATCGACCAGGCCAATGAACGCCTCGCCTTCGTCACCAATACCGCCGCAGAGGCCGAGGAAAAACTCGCTGAACAGGACACCTCCGGTGCGGTGGTGCTGGTCCGCGCTGCCGAAGAGTCCGTCCATCAGGCCAATGTGCTGCTGGACGCGATCGACAAGCGGTCCCGGGAGCTGGATGCAGCACGTACTGAGCTGCAGCGGGCCGTGGCCGATGCCCGGCAGGATCTCGCCCAGGCAGATGCATTCTCCGCGTCCGGGGCCTCCCCCGGCCTCGCCGGCCCCGTGGCCGGCGTGCGGGCAGCCCTGGAGGAGGTGGAGCAGGCAATGCAGTCCGGCCCGTATGATCCGGTGGAGCTGCTCCGCCGGCTGGAAACCGCGAACACCCAGCTCGACACGGCGCTGGAAGGCATCCGCGACCGGCAGGAGCAGGAGCGCCGGGCAAGGGACTCCCTCCAGCACGCCATCATGGCCGCCCAGGCCCAGATCTCCGGCACCTCTGACTACATCAGGGCGCGCCGCGGCGGAGTGGGCAGTGAGGCACGCACCCGCCTGGCTGAGGCCGAGCGCAACCTGCAGCAGGCTGTCGCCATGCAGTCCTCCGATCCGGTCAGTGCCCTGGCCTATGCCCAGCAGGCCAACGCCCTGGCAGCACAGGCCGCTGACATGGCCCAGCAGGATGTCGACGGTTTCGGTGGCGGCGGATTCGGCGGAGGCTTCGGCGGCGGACGCGGGAACGGGATGGGCGGTGCCATCCTGGGCGGCATCCTGATTGATTCCATCCTCCGCGGCGGCTCCCACGGCGGAGGCTGGGGCGGCGGCGGTTTCGGCGGCTTCGGCGGAGGCGGCGGTTTCGGCGGAGGCGGCGGCGGTTTCGGATCCTCGGGAGGCAACTTCTGA